The genomic segment AGCCGGTCGGGCAGGTTCAGGTCGTTCATCCCGTAGGGAGCCAGGAAGTCCGCGAAAACGCCGATGAGCAGCATCAACAGGACGATGGCGCCGGCAACGGCGCCCAATGGCTTCTCCCGCCTCAGCCTGGAGAGGAACTCGAACAGCGGTGAGCGTCTTTCTGGCGCCACCGGCGCCACCTGCGCAACCACCAGCCGCGGCTAGGTGTAGCGAACGCGCGGGTCCGCGTACGCATACGACAGGTCGATGATGAGGTTGACCAGCACGGCGGCTGTTGCCGTCAGCAGGTTGATGCCGGACACGACGGTGTATTCTCGGTCGGCGATCGACTCGAGCATGAAGCGGCCGATACCGGGGAGGCTGAAGATCTGCTCGATGATGACCGAGCCGCCGATCAAGTAGGGCAACTGAATGCCGATGACGGTGAGTACCGGCAACAGCGCGTTCTTCAGCGCGTGCCTGACCACCACCACGCGCTCCTTCAGCCCCTTCGACCAGGCGGTGCGGATATAGTCCTGACGCAGGACCTCCAGCATCATGGTGCGCGTCATGCGCATGATGATTCCCGACAGGTACATCCCCAGAATCAAGGCTGGGATGCCGAACTGAACCAGATTCCCCAGCGGGTCATCTGCGAACCGCAGCAGTCTCACCGACGGCGACCATCCCCACCAGCGCGAGGGGTAGAGCACCACCATGGTCGCCATCCAGAACACCGGGACAGAGAGGAAGGTAATGGCGACGGTGCGGCCGCCGTAATCGCCGATGGTGTCCTGGCGAATCGCCGAGTAGATGCCCACCGGCAGAGCCGTGATCAGCGACACCAGCAGGGCCAGAAACGCAAGCTCGAGCGTTACCGGCGCCCTGTGGGCGAGCTCCTCGATAACCGGGCGTTTCCCCATGAATGACACGCCCAGGTCGCCCCGCACGACTCCGCCCATCCAGCGCGCGTATTGGACGTACCACGGCACATCGAGCCCGAGCTCACGCTCGAGCCGCTCACGCATATTGTGGGGCGTGGCGCCGCTGCCCCGGTTGACACCGCTGGAGGCCATTTGCAGGACGAGCTTGTCGATGATATCGCCCGGGATCAGACGAACCATGGCGAAGGTCGTGACCGTCACGATGAAGAGCGTGGGTATGAGCAGCAGCAGGCGCCGGACCAGGTAGGATCTCATCTGCGGAAACGAGCATGGGGCCGGCGGCGCGCGCCGCCAGCCCCGTCGGGCATCAGAAGCCCATCGATTGCTTCAGATCCTGGTCGACCCAGACCCGCGCCCAGACCGCACCGCCCATACCTCTTCCTAGCTGATTCTCGCCGTTGTAGCTCTTGAGCCAGGGCTGCCAGGCGATAAAGGTATTGACTGGCAGGAGGGTGACGAACCACTGCTGGTCGAACACGTAGTCGTTCATCTTCTTCACCTGCGCCGTATGCTCCTCCCGAGTCGACGCTGCGTAGACCTCCACGAAGTCCTGCTCGAGGGCAGGATCGTTGACCCAACCGGGATTCCAGGTCGTGGACGCCTTCATCCACTCCAGGACCGCTACAGGGCAGCACGGATGATTGGTCCAGAACATCTGCGCCTCGTATTCCTGCGCGCCGACGCCGCCACTTGGTATGACCCGCTGAGCGAACGCATCGGTGTCCGGGAATTGCTCGATCTCCACCTCGATCCCGATCGCTTCCCAATAGGACTTGACGATGACGGCCAGGTCGGGGTTGCCGCTGAAGATATTGTCTCCCGGTCCGGTCAGAAGATTGACCTTGAAGCCGTCGGGGTAGCCCGCCTCCGCCAACAGTTCTCGCGCGCGCTGCGGGTCGTAGGTGTAGCCCTCGCGGACCGCCTCCGGCCGTTGGCTCCATGGGGTGGAATACCCATCCAGCTCGCTGCCACCCCACACAAACGGCTGCGGTATCGGGTCCGACACACCCCCGTAGTACGTCGCGGCGAGCTCCTCGATGTTGATTGCCTTCTGCATCGCCTGCCTCACTCGGATGTCGGGGTACCAGGGCTCCTTGTTGAACGGGAACATGACCCCGTTACCGCCGCTACTCACCGGCGCGAACAGGAGGTCGGGTTCCTGCGCAGCCAGGGTCTTCTGCTGGTCCAGATTCATCTCGTGGAAGCCCGTCGCGCCGCCGAGCTTGTCGACCTGCCCGGAGCGCAGCGCCGCGATGGCGGTAGAGAGCTCCGGGATCTCGAAGATGGTGTACCCGTCAGCATAGGGCAGCTGAAAACCCTCCGCCGGGAACAGCTCGTCGGTACCCCAGTAGTCGGGATTCCGCACCCAGCTGTAGGTGCTACCCTGAACGCTCTCTCCGGCGATCCATGCACCGGTGCCAATCTGAGTTTCCCAATCATCCAGCGTGCCGCCTGGGCCGGGCGCGAACTCCTCGACCGCCTCACGGGCAACGATGTCCTGCAGGTGGGCATTCACGAGCAGATCGTGCAGCAGATCGACGTTTGGGGGGCTCTTGAAAACCACCGTGTACCTGTCGCGGGCCTCCACGGAGGTGATGTCGTTGATGCTCACCCACTGCATCCCCGGAAATCCCTCGCCTGCACCGGCGCCGAAGTGACGGCGATACGTGTACACCACGTCGTCGGCGACGAATTCGCGTCCGTTCACCGGTGGGATGTCATGCCAGCGAACCCCCTGGCGCAGGCGCAAGACGATGGTCTCGGGGTCGGGCTGCTCCCAGCTCTCGGCCAGCATCGGCGCGTAGATACAGTCAACCGGAGGGAACCAGTAGTTGACGAAACGCGCGCAGGTCTCACGGTCGCTCGCCCAGTTGCCCATTGCCAACCGCTCCAAGACGGGGAAGCCCATGTTTCTCCCTCCTCCCACGGTGGCCGGGTCCCAGCTCGTATTTACCTGCGCCATTGCCACGCCGATGCTACCGCCGTACTGCGGCTTTTCCTGCATCTCGCCGCGGGCGTTGCGGATCATCTCTCGCTCGGTGGTGGCGGCCGAAT from the Spirochaetaceae bacterium genome contains:
- a CDS encoding ABC transporter permease; translated protein: MRSYLVRRLLLLIPTLFIVTVTTFAMVRLIPGDIIDKLVLQMASSGVNRGSGATPHNMRERLERELGLDVPWYVQYARWMGGVVRGDLGVSFMGKRPVIEELAHRAPVTLELAFLALLVSLITALPVGIYSAIRQDTIGDYGGRTVAITFLSVPVFWMATMVVLYPSRWWGWSPSVRLLRFADDPLGNLVQFGIPALILGMYLSGIIMRMTRTMMLEVLRQDYIRTAWSKGLKERVVVVRHALKNALLPVLTVIGIQLPYLIGGSVIIEQIFSLPGIGRFMLESIADREYTVVSGINLLTATAAVLVNLIIDLSYAYADPRVRYT
- a CDS encoding ABC transporter substrate-binding protein — its product is MKFRKSYAVVVVLALSATGLWAAAAGEDDSAATTEREMIRNARGEMQEKPQYGGSIGVAMAQVNTSWDPATVGGGRNMGFPVLERLAMGNWASDRETCARFVNYWFPPVDCIYAPMLAESWEQPDPETIVLRLRQGVRWHDIPPVNGREFVADDVVYTYRRHFGAGAGEGFPGMQWVSINDITSVEARDRYTVVFKSPPNVDLLHDLLVNAHLQDIVAREAVEEFAPGPGGTLDDWETQIGTGAWIAGESVQGSTYSWVRNPDYWGTDELFPAEGFQLPYADGYTIFEIPELSTAIAALRSGQVDKLGGATGFHEMNLDQQKTLAAQEPDLLFAPVSSGGNGVMFPFNKEPWYPDIRVRQAMQKAINIEELAATYYGGVSDPIPQPFVWGGSELDGYSTPWSQRPEAVREGYTYDPQRARELLAEAGYPDGFKVNLLTGPGDNIFSGNPDLAVIVKSYWEAIGIEVEIEQFPDTDAFAQRVIPSGGVGAQEYEAQMFWTNHPCCPVAVLEWMKASTTWNPGWVNDPALEQDFVEVYAASTREEHTAQVKKMNDYVFDQQWFVTLLPVNTFIAWQPWLKSYNGENQLGRGMGGAVWARVWVDQDLKQSMGF